The Oryza brachyantha chromosome 6, ObraRS2, whole genome shotgun sequence region TTTAGGGCGGAGGTAGTAGCTAAAAGTGAGGGATGTGCTTGTACAGAAGCTGGTTCTAAAACTCTCTTGTGCAGAAGCTGGTTCTAAAACTCTCTGGCTACCTATACCTATATCAATGCAAGAATTTTGTTCGTCTCAAGGCTTCATATGCTATAATACTTAAGGTCTCAATTCCAGCTGACGCATGCTAACATGTTCCTAAATCTATCACCCAGGGCTATGCCATCCAGAGGTAAAGATGCTAGAGCTTCATCGAAGAAAGGAATGTACAGGTGGTCCATCTGAGGTGTCTGAATCTGATGACCGATGAATTATCGCCCCTACACGGGACTACAGGCAAGGCGACATGATGACGGAATGGTTGACCACTGCCCACCTCGAATGGATAGCTACAGCATTCACTGACTTCACCAGGCACAATCATTGCCTGGGCGCCGTTGGGGAAACCAACACCGCCGATTTCAGGCGTCTGATAGACGGGATCACGGAGCCCTTGTTCTACATTCTTGTCACATTCTCGTTTGCTTATGACTACAGAACCATATCTTGCCAGGGATGCTCATAATGTGTGGTAGCGAAGCAGTTTTGTTGTATAGTAGTAGAATGCATCACAAATTAACACGCTGTGTATCTTTATACTTGGtacttctgatttttttaatttactccTGCGCATGTAACTCTcgtcttttttcttatgcttataagctaaaatttaaatttttaaccttaaatttgaagtcgATTTTGCggtatttttattaaagtttatttttcagtcttggtttttagatagcaaagaatatgtatataaaaattatttataaattatttttcgtttgtaactATGTTGCCTTGCAGTCACCTGTGTTTCGTCGTATACATGCCATGTTTGCttatttcctttatttttctgcATCTGTGTAAGTATCAATCAGCCACTCTGGCTGATGCTTACTTTCTTGTGCCCTACCCTAGTTTGCAAATGTGCATCACTATCATCATAATCAATAGATGTGGTAGGCAATCACACAGGAAGATGCGTCTCCTGCTTCCAGGGATGGGTCGCCGTTGGATTTAATTCCAACAGCTCCAAAATAATTCAGACCACTTGCGTCACCCCACATGCCCTGTATGTTACTCCATCGCATGTATTTAAGTCGATTTGATGCAACAAGCTAGATTCAAGTCAGACAGCGAGTACATCACTGTGTAAGAGTACCTTGCTTTGCATTATTGCACTTGAAGCATAGTATGATGCACATCTATTTTCATCTACCAATCCTTGGATAAATTTGCTCAGGTTTTCCTCAGTAGGAGTGTCCAATTTGTTTTAATCATCCTAGTGATTAGTTAGCTAAAAGTTTGCAATGGAAAAAGACCATGTGACTGTCATGTCAGGGTCTCCGGCTAGTGACAGGACCGTCTCAGACAGGATGGCCGTCAGAGTGAGATTTCTGCCGTGGCTTTTCATAAAGCTCCGACCACACATGCCCTGGCCAGGCAAAAGATCCAAACATAAGCTGCCATGGCGAAAAAGTTCCTTTCCATAAAGCATAGTAATAAGAAAGAAAACTGAGTATACCATTGTTGATGATTCATTTGATCAGATTATCAAATTACAACAAGAACACATTTATTCTGCAGTTGCCATcattttctttgctttttGGCAACGCATGTCAACATTTCACCGAAATAAAAATCAAGAACCCAAGAACCccctttaattaattaatcccaCTTAATTAATAAACACCAACCATAATACagtataataaattaactaatgaCTTGTTTTTCGCAGGCGTTTGCCTAGCTGTGGAGGATGGCCGGGCTACAGTACGGGCCGTTGAGCCAGCCATCGGTGATCTGCTTGTACGCCGCCTCGGTGAGGTGGATGCCGTCCCAGCTCAGGTGCGACGCCGGGTTGGAGCACGCCGACGCGCCCGACATCCCGCACCGCGCGTTGTTGTTGTAGTTGAACTTGCCGCCGCCCGACCCGCAGCACGTCTCGAACGCGGTGCTGAACCCTGCGAGCCCAAGAAAACTCCGTCAATCTTACCTGTTTTCAACTCTCGGCATCCATGCCTAGAGGTTATAAGTCGAACCAGCCGATTAACCTATTTATACATTAATTAAGTAGGTAATTATATAAACGGTAACCTGACAACATGATCGTTGACACGGGCCTTcatgtgtgtttggttggtggaacATGGGTGGAAGTTCCGGTGAGGGAACGAAGCGACGAACGTGGGTTGAAGTTGGATTCGTAGGAAGACATAAGTCCACACCTAACCGGTGCATCTGCCATTATTTTGGCATAATTGGGTCTGGCTAGTCGTTGGAGCACGGCGACTATTCCCATATAAAATGGCCATCACGAGCTCTGGATTGCCTTGCCCATGTCGGACAGTACTATTAGCAACTGGTCATTCACTGGCAGAGAGCTGAGGAATCTCACATGGCCCATCTCGTCCTCGCCACCAACCAGCATCGCACACTGCTACTGCTCGTGCACAAATTTTAAACTCCCATCACGTTGCCTGTCCTCGTGCTCAATCAACCCACCGATTGAAAACGATGATATCCGTTGCGACGTACATAATGTTAGTTGCGGACGATAAAATTATAGAATTTGATACTACTAACTGAATCAATGATATATATCGTAACACACGGGCATTTTGTGAGTTGTTTGAGACGATATTCGTTGCGACGCAGGGACATAGTGGTGATAGAATTCGACACGTACCGTAGGAACCAGGGCTGCGAACCATGTCGTAGACGCCGGAGTAGAAGTCGGCGTACATGATGCGCGCCGACTTGTACTTGGTCTGGAGTGCGGAGATCTTAGTCTTGAGCTGGTTGTTGTGGTTCGTGGACAGGTCGTTGAACTTCTTGAGGCAGCCGAGGGCGTCGTAGTCGGAGCTGCTGGACGTGCCGTAGATGGTGAGGTAGATCGGGAAGCAGCCGATGGGGAGCACGCcggggacgacgacgtcgacggcgcccATGGCGATGAGCTTCTCGACGCCGCTGGAGATGGTGTCGACGATCTGGGGCGTGTACGTGCTCGCCTGGTCGGCGCTGTACCCGCCGAACAGCATCGCATTGTAGTCGTTGCCGCCGAACTCGCCGAACACGAACAGCGAGTTCGCCAGGTAGCTCTTGCAGCCTGCACAGaattcaaaagaaattaagTTTTGTGGCAGAAGCGAGCGGCAGCAATGGCGGACTGGCGGGGGGAGCAGTGGGATGGGAGGGAGTGATTACTTACTGGAGCCGCAGACGGAGCTGGAGATCTGCTGGAACCACTGGAGCTGGAAGCTGATGGGGCCGTTGTTCCAGATCTTGTCGGAGAGGCCGAGGGAGCGGAAGAAGCTGGCGTCcatggcggtggcgccggtgaTCGCCATGTTGGCCCCCTTCTTGAAGTCGGCGCTCGTCGACTTGGACGGCGGCAGGAACGGCAGCCCGAACTTGGTCGCTGCAAGGCCGGCGAACGCGAACGGCCGTCAGGAAAACTCGCCTCGCCGGAGCAGagcaagacgacgacgacgacgacgtaaCCAGATCaaccaagaagaagaaggcggaGCCAGGACGGAAAGGCGAATTACCGAGGaagtcgacgacgacgcggccgtCGGAGCAGCGGCAGGTGGGGGAGCCGAAGTAGGTCTCGCCGTAGGGCGGCTGCGTGAAGGTGATCTGCGACGGCTTGCCGTTGGTGCACAGGTTGCCGGTGTCCGTGATCGAGTCCCCGAAGTTGTACACCGCATTGTActtctgcgccgccgccgccgccgccgccgacaacAACATCGCCACgcacaccgccgccaccgtcgacgAGCTCCGCCTCCCCATCACGGCAAAGCTACCAAAAGAGAAGCAGAGGAGAAGCAGAGCAAGATGCGTGGAAATGGTGGCGAGATGGGGGCGCGTTTTATAGCCCGTGGGGACAGGTGTAGTGTAT contains the following coding sequences:
- the LOC102709284 gene encoding GDSL esterase/lipase At5g45910-like, encoding MGRRSSSTVAAVCVAMLLSAAAAAAAQKYNAVYNFGDSITDTGNLCTNGKPSQITFTQPPYGETYFGSPTCRCSDGRVVVDFLATKFGLPFLPPSKSTSADFKKGANMAITGATAMDASFFRSLGLSDKIWNNGPISFQLQWFQQISSSVCGSSCKSYLANSLFVFGEFGGNDYNAMLFGGYSADQASTYTPQIVDTISSGVEKLIAMGAVDVVVPGVLPIGCFPIYLTIYGTSSSSDYDALGCLKKFNDLSTNHNNQLKTKISALQTKYKSARIMYADFYSGVYDMVRSPGSYGFSTAFETCCGSGGGKFNYNNNARCGMSGASACSNPASHLSWDGIHLTEAAYKQITDGWLNGPYCSPAILHS